From the genome of Malus domestica chromosome 04, GDT2T_hap1, one region includes:
- the LOC103437195 gene encoding protein cornichon homolog 4 — MGDLYVWLISFFFLIALLALVVFQLMCLADLEFDYINPYDSSTRINRVILPEYITEGVLCALFLITGHWCMSLFCGPYLYYNVKLYMRKNHLVDVTEIFNMLHKEKKIRLFKLFYLVFLLFLSIFWMILTALEDHE; from the exons ATGGGAGATCTCTACGTTTGGctcatctccttcttcttcctcattgccCTGCTCGCCCTTGTTGTTTTCCAG CTGATGTGTCTGGCGGATCTTGAGTTTGATTATATCAACCCTTATGACTCTTCAACTCGGATAAACAGAGTGATTTTGCCAGAGTATATCACAGAAGGAGTTTTGTGCGCTCTTTTTCTTATAACAGGGCATTGGTGCATGTCACTGTTTTGTGGTCCGTACCTCTATTATAATGTGAAACT GTATATGAGAAAGAATCATCTGGTAGATGTTACCGAGATATTCAATATGCTTCACAAAGAAAAGAAGATACGGCTTTTCAAACTCTTCTATCTTGTTTTCCTCCTGTTTCTCTCAATATTCTG GATGATTCTAACTGCATTGGAAGACCATGAGTAA